The DNA sequence CTTTATCTGAGTATTTTTCACCAAAGGCATGGATGGCTCCGGTTTTCAAAGCTTCGTCTTTGTCCATAATTGCGAAGTTAACAGGCAACGCTTCCGTTATTTTCTCGTTAACAAGTTGTTCGATCTTTGAAATTTGTTGATCGGAAAGTTTCTGATCGAAATTAAAATCAAAACGCAATCGTTCACTTGTGATATTACTTCCTTTTTGCAAAATATCCTCACTTACAGCCGTCCGAAGTGCCCAATGAATAAGGTGTGTCGCAGTATGCAATTTAATGGTATCTTCTGACTTGTCAGCAAGACCGCCTTTAAACATCCCCGAAGTAGCTGTTCGGGATGCAGTTTTGTGTTTTTCGAATTCGTCTTCAAACTCTTTTTTGTCTTCCTTTGTAAACTTTATACCGTGATCTTCCAGCATCTCTAATGTAAGCTCAAGCGGAAACCCCTCGGTCTGGTACAAATCAAATGCTGTGTTCCCGTCAATCTCAACTTTATTATCTAGTAACTTTGTTAATTTTCTCGTACCACGGTCAAGGGCTGAATTAAACTTGATTGCTTCCAAATTCAACGCATCTTTCATCTGATACCAATTGTTTTTTATTAGGTCAAAGTCGTCTGAATAACTTTTGATGAAGGTAGATATCGCCCCTTTTTCTAAATCAAATCCGAGCATACGCAGATGAAATACCGCACGACGGATAAGTCGACGAACGAAGTATCCTTGAAGTTTGTTTCCTGGCATTACACCTGATGCGAGTAAATACGAAGCAGCCCTTAAATGATCTGCGACTATCCGAAAGCTAGTGTCAATCTTTGCAGATGTATTGTATTTCGTACCGGTGAATTCTTCCAGGGCTTTAATTACAGGTTGAAAAAGGTCAGATTTAAATACGTCTGGGTCGTCAAGTGTAGCTGCAACAATTCTTTCAAATCCACCACCAAAGTCTACGTTTTTATTGGGAAGCTCTTCAAGCTTTTTCTGACCCGCTTTTTTATATTGCATGAAAACTGAATTTCCAATTTCGATAAAGCGTCCACAATCACAATTGGGATGACATTTTTGATTTTTAAATTCTGAATTCTCATGAAATCCATGTTTTTGCCCAAAGTCATAAAAAACTTCGGAGTCCGGTCCCCCAATATCTCCTAAGGGCATTTGTGACGGCGTACCATTCATGCTCCACCAATTTTTCTTTGCATCGTATCCAAATATTTTCGCATCTCCCATCCCAAGAATACTGGCATTTTTCTCCGATCCCATTTCTTTATATTCAGCCTTTATTCCGTGTTTGCTAAACAATTTCTTCCATATGTCAATTGATTCGTCATCTTG is a window from the Candidatus Woesebacteria bacterium genome containing:
- a CDS encoding alanine--tRNA ligase; this translates as MKANDVRKKYLDYFIKRGHVEIKPAPIIPEVDTGTLFTPFGMQQLTPYLMGEKHPDGTRLVNSQPSIRLDDIEEVGDNRHTTFFEMLGNWSLGDYFKEEQLDWFFGLLTDEFNLDPQRIFVTVFSGDTEFGVKQDDESIDIWKKLFSKHGIKAEYKEMGSEKNASILGMGDAKIFGYDAKKNWWSMNGTPSQMPLGDIGGPDSEVFYDFGQKHGFHENSEFKNQKCHPNCDCGRFIEIGNSVFMQYKKAGQKKLEELPNKNVDFGGGFERIVAATLDDPDVFKSDLFQPVIKALEEFTGTKYNTSAKIDTSFRIVADHLRAASYLLASGVMPGNKLQGYFVRRLIRRAVFHLRMLGFDLEKGAISTFIKSYSDDFDLIKNNWYQMKDALNLEAIKFNSALDRGTRKLTKLLDNKVEIDGNTAFDLYQTEGFPLELTLEMLEDHGIKFTKEDKKEFEDEFEKHKTASRTATSGMFKGGLADKSEDTIKLHTATHLIHWALRTAVSEDILQKGSNITSERLRFDFNFDQKLSDQQISKIEQLVNEKITEALPVNFAIMDKDEALKTGAIHAFGEKYSDKVKIYFIGKSIEEAFSKEFCGGPHVTNTKDIGHVTITKQQKIGAGLVRLYAEID